TAAATAAGAATAGAATAAATAAGAATTtacatgaatataatataagattattattattattatcaccatAACAATTAAATAAGATTATATCACACTATTGATTCACTTGGTGTCAAATGTTCACTCGGATCAGAAACGACTGTTCcgaatgattaaaataaatacagaactctatttgtcataaaataaaacgaTTAAAACCGGGTGAGAacagtattttaaaagttaacTCCAGGTCCACTTCTAGATTTATCCTGGACATTTCAGCTGAGATGACGTAATGTGACTAGTGTGGAACTTTGGTCACATGATAACAAGTGGTTGTGTATAGGAGGATGATTGTAACCATACTGTTTCTGATTTACTGATGAAGACCGTgagattattttgtaaaatgaacagATTGTTACACCAATTATTAAACACTTAATGTGGACTTTAAATAGTGCACATTTTCCATTGATTTCATTATCCAGGACTGTGCTGCGCTAGTGCTAATAAGTAATAATCTAATTGGGTAAATCCTGTTTTGATATGAACTTGACACACAGTTGAAAAGCAACCAAGAGGCTATGGCCAACCGTGGGTCCTTGCGGAATAAATTAACTGCTTACCTTCTCTCTGCCAGCTCCCTGTGCCACACCAGACTGGTCAGGTCCCTAGGCAACTTGAATGTAGTGGCTGGCGACAGGGAGCCAATGTGTTGGGAGCCACGTGGCAGCCATAGAGACACAGCCAGCGACACAGCCAACACAGGCACTCTCATCAACTTAAACATGGCACAGGTCCACCTGCAGGCAAGCTCCCTCAAACCcactctgagccacagccatTAGTGTACACTTTTCTACGAAGACATGCTATCTATGCTGTCCAGACCGGGAATATTTGGTTTCTCGACAGTTTTGGGCGGATGATCAGATCATGTCATTAGTGCCTGTGTAAATCCAGCGGCtccacactctccctctttctcctctttaatGCTCCTAATCACTTAATGTTCTTAGGCTGGGACGTGTCAACAAGGATTAATTGTTTGAAACACCATTGAATTGTGGTTCATCCACGTCTCAATCAAATGTTTCACTCAGTTAGAAATTAGCAGGATTCAATTTAGATGTGACAGCTTCTTGAAGAAAGATAGGAATCAGACTTTAACCCAAATTACCTTGCCAGCATCAATCCTAACATAACACAGTAAACCAATGATATGATTGTCAAGACATTAAATGCAACACAATcagaaccatttttttttttacagatggtTTATCATAATTATTGCAATTTCTGCAACAAAATACTTAAGTTTTTTTGGACTGTAATTTAGTTGAAACTTTAATCTAGACATGGCTACATAATTATTATCAGACATAGCTACATAATTATTATCAGCCATAGctaattataattatagttaACTGAACTGGTTGTCTGTAATCTAAATTTAAACCACGATGGTGCAACCCAGCCACGGTTCTTCTTTCCTCAGCTGTTGTACTAACATTATAAATAGCCTGACATTGTGCAGGACGGACGTTTAGTCAATCTGACCCTGCTTATTTACCGCTCTCATGTTTCCAAATAAATCTCCTCCTGCCTCAGTCTCCCTGATGCTTCTTTCAATAGCATGTTCTCTAAGAACAGCAGGTTTCCTACTACGACTGGCTATAGCTTCTCTGGACTCTGCTGctcactgtgttttctgtctttggtCTGTTGTCCCCGATGTCTTCATCCCTTACTGGTGCTAATCTGTAATTTGTATCTCATTTCcctttccctctttcctttttcttacATGAAACAGACGCACTGTCTCCAGAGGACGTAAAGCTCGCAGCTCTTTGCAATCAAATCGATTTTCTAAGCTATGGTATCTATCTCCTCTCCAATTTCTGTTACACTTactgcattttaaatatgtctGATTCATgagcaaaaacattaaatgaggTCATGTGGACATATTGAAGTgtgatttaaatcaataaatgctgactttttttttttttcttcatagtCACTCCATACCCAAAGCTAGAGCTCCTCTACTTCGGTGAGCCTGCGGATCTGGAAATCCCAAGGAACACAAATGGACATGGAATCCTAATTCTATACAGCTGTactactttcacttttttttagtttgagaAAAAGGTTGGCACAAACTTTAACCAACTTAATGTGATGCGTAAATCATTTATAGATTGTTTGATTACAAGTTATTTTACCCGTAaggcacttttgtttttttatacttttaacaAAAGCATCATGAAACATACCGATCATTTTAATCATTGCCTGATTGTTCCTAATTATAGAAGCATGCAGTAGCAAACATCAGACCGGCATGTGAATCCGAGATATCCTCAAAAGTGAGCACTGTGAAGCATAAATGGTTTATAAAACGGGGGAATTCACATTCAGTTAAAACCCGAGTGTAGATGGATCCGACCAGGAGCTGGGCATAAAACTGGCCCTCCGTGGCACGAGGCGGTTTGCCTTGGATGTAGTTGAAACATCAGCTCCATCATAATACAGTACTGTGCTTATATTTACCACCGTTGTCATTATCTGGCTTGCCATTCACTTGTGAAGCTTTTCAGCTACTGTATTCCAAGACTGTAAATATGTCAACATTTGATATactcagtttgtattttttaaatattttgtacttTGTTTGAATCATGCTATGAAATAACACAATGGTCCTAATGGGGCCTGGTCTAACTCATGTTCATAATCCACTAAAGACATTTGCTTGAAGCACATAGAATCAgaccttttaaataaaaattatacTCCAAGTATGTCTCTGGCTGTTGGTTCTTGTCCCATGAAATGAATGCATTCAAGTTCACCATTTTTCCCCTGTTCACATTAGCAAGTGAAAACAAACTATGCCACTGGTTTTACCCAGTTGAGTACAGTTGTTCAAAAGACAACACTTCCACCCCGTCCATATACTTAACTTCAAAAAGTCCcaaaataaaaacctcaaatATAAACTtgcaaatgcatttattttcaacGAGTCAAATACTGAACAGTGTCTTTTGTTCAATAGAACAAAATATGGCAAATACAGTAAACTCCAAACCTCAAGAACAGCAGAAACATGAAGTGTTTTTAGCAAGTGTAAAGTGCAACCTATATTCCCCACAGGAAGTAAGCAAGAAGTGAATTCAGTTATTTTCCTGCCGATAGTGCTGGGAAGTCTTCTGGGTCATCTGGGTTGGGACACAGATCATCCTCCTGATGGGAGAACAGATATTAGAAACAAATACCATTTATACAAACCTCAAGCTGCTCATTATATTCTGCTTTATGGTAGTTTATTTACTGAGGATTTTCAAttttatctataaaaaaaaaaaaaaaaaggatggagagAATTGAATGTTCCAAACAAATAGTTAGTTATTTAAAGCATACACTCCGGTTTAAAAAAGGTGTGCTCGTATGCTTCCACTGGGTTAGCCACGATTATTTGACCTAAGATTGATATCGCTGAACCAATAATTGAGAACATACCCTCTCCATTATGGGTTTGGCTCTCTCCGGGCGATTAGCTGGGCCTCCTCTTGCTCCCCTTCCCCGACCCCCACGACTCGGACGTCCAAGGCTCCCAAAATTGATGTCCAGAAGGGAGGTGATGTCATTCACAGACCTGCGGAGGAAGTTGCCTTCATCCTCCACGTCTTCCAGGGTCGCCTCCTTCACATTCTGAAGATTGGAGGGAAACGCTAAATGTAGTCCAACGCTCAGGCCACACTGCATGCCTGTGACTGCTGCCTCACTGAATTGCTGCGTATGTCATGCGTGTGGTGTCCGCAGACGGTGTCCTTTCATAATGGCCagaatgttacattttatttaataatggaCCTTTGTTTATTTTAGACAGAAAAGGGTTAAAAAGCATGTGCTCATTTGTAAATACTAATCCTCAATTAAAGTTGGTACTGCAGTGACTTACAAGGCTACATAAATTGATACTGTCCTGTTAACAAATAAGAGGATTCTGTCCACAGAAATATGCTGAGAGATATTTAGTTAAATGACTCAACTTCTTTCATGTCTGTGACATGTTCTACAGATTGACAGTTTTCAATGTATCTGTAGAACATGTCACAATAAAGTAATGTTGCTGGTGTGACATCAGTATACTGTTAAAAGATCATTTCCCCAGAGCTGTATCACACGAtttagtaaaagtaaagtaGGTGGACCTCAGGTAAGCAATTCTCAAACACTGGGAAGAGCGGCATCTAGTGGGGTGGGGAGGAACTGTGAAATGGTTAGACAGTTATTTGTATATCTTAACGTGGACAGGAATTtagattaacaaaaaaacaatgcattatttCAAGGACTTGATTGTTAGATTTCAATATCACCACCCatgatgatgtgatgacatgaaaaaaaaacaaaaaacagactgaggacagtccgccctGCTGCGCACAGCTAACCAGTTGAGAAGTTTAGAAAAGAAACACTTTGGTAAGCCGCCAGTGTCGTTAATTAATGGGAAACGCTGCACTGTTTATGACTTGCGCATGGCACCCAAGACATCAAATCTCTAGAGGAAACACACCCCAGACGCACCGCTCACACAGACCATGTGGCTGCTCTAACCTGTTAACATCGgcaacaacataaaaagaaagCGTTTCtgtgacgcacacacacactccgctCATGCAGACAGTGTTGCATGTGCGTAACATTTATagcaaaacacaacagcatCTAAATGGTGCCTAAAACGTTATCAGTATGGTTTTTAGGACGTAGAGGGCCCATCCCAGAAGGAAACCCCAGAACCTCCATCCTCTGCCTGGTTTACACTCAAGGTCTGCATGTTACAGTCACTGCAAGACGAGGCCTACAATACTGCTCAATTAAATAAGTATTCAACAAATAAGTTCTTAACATGGCTCCACTTTCATCAGGGCGTTATTGTTTTCTTCTGAACAGATTCCATAAAGGGCTTCACATTCTCACCTCCACATGCTTTGACTTGTGGATGACCATAGCTTTGGAGGGCATCTTGTTCTCAGATTTGCGGATATTAAACTCGGCCTTGGGACGACTCGTCTCCTGCAGGGCCTTCCACTCGTCCAGActcatctccatggcaacctgGACCAGCACTtctccatcctcttcttccATTACTCTATTATAAAGGGGATAGACCAATTTATATTCACATttctacaatataaaaaaaaataataatgtaaaactaGTATGATACTacctaaatgcatttaatgtATCCTTGCAAAGACTAAAATAACAGAGTAGTCCCCTAAAACGACTAAGAGGGGGCTGCCCTAACTAACACCTTTGCCTGCCACTGAACCAGGTGATGAGGCActgatgtcattttaaataaagatgctTATGTAGAGGCACTCACCGATTCTGATTCTCTTCTTCTGCAGTTGTTTGGGGCTCCTCAGATTTGACCGGAGCGTAAGAGATCACCTCCATTGACTCACCTCTAAgggataaaaaaatgaattcatctgTACGGTGACTAGGACTGAAAGttgttattttacatgttgTTAATGAAACTGCACCTACCTTGCAGCTTCTTCAACACTGCCCCAGTTCCAGggtcctctgcctcctctcttttcctcaggAGAGATACCTCTGCAATGCATGTTAGAAAGATTGTGAATAGACCATTATGAGAGAACTACAAAATACTGTTTAAACTGGACTGCTACATGAACATTGTATTAACATTGAACGTTGTatggataaataaaacatacattttgattGATAAATATCATTTTGAAGTTATAGCTcatctacattaataacagccAATTTCAAGCAAACGCAGCAGAGATTTTTgaaacatcatttttgtttcctgtaaaaACTAACGCTTAACGCTAAccccaaataataaaaaataaaaaggcttaCGTTCCATTGTGTCGATCAAACCCTCTCTTGCCCCTCAGGTCGTAGTTATCAGAGTTCCTTGAGTATCCTACTCCACCTCTTACTCCTCTCCTACCTCTGTTCCCACCTCTGCCCCTGAGGTCAGAGTCTGCATTATAGGAAGGCCTGGGGATCAATCAGAATAAAACTAAAAGTTTACTCATGTGACAACTCCTACATTTCAAAGTATAGCTCAAGACTTGGTGAAAAaatgtatgagaaaaaaatgaggtGACATTACTTAATCAGTGACTGATATATAATGACAGCTTGTGTATCATTACAAGTTTCTGGTTAAACCAGACTTTAACAGCATAACCCTTTATagcatctatttttttttttaaaggatgcGATAAACTTCTGGTTTTGTTTAAGTGGAAGAATGTGcaatttcttctttaaaaagttgtagccttgttttaaataattagtTAGTTAACTTAGTTCCTAAGTGTATGAAACGCTACATTTGTAGGTGATgggagtaaaaaaacattttacatggCACTTATTTGGACAGATTTTCATCAGTGGTGGTGCTGTATAAAGCAAAATGGAGAATCGAGTTGGAGGCTCAGTTTGTATGAGAACACATACTTTGAGGTGGAAAGCTCTTGTGGATACTCCTCTTTGTTGGCCCAACGCTCCCCAAAGGCAGCTCTCGTTTGGCCCCTACGGGCCTCCTCTCTACCATCTCCCCTCTCAGTCACTGGTCCAGGAcgtgcctgctgctgctgcttctggaCTAAGGACCCAAAGTAAGGTAGTGGGATATTCATTTGTGTTGTCTCACTTGATTTGCAAATGATATGTAAATTGTTAAATGATCAAATACGTGATCAGGCCAATCAAGCAACGGTACCCCTTGTTTAAACCAAGAATCTATAAATCCCGAAATATTATAGATTataatagtattaaaaaaatgttgctatgAATCTTCCAggtatcatttatttgttaaccCTGCTTCCCAAACttaacttatttatttgataGGGACAGATATCATATACATGgataaactgaaaacagctaTCCGATGCAAGTAACCTTCAtcgaacaaaaaaaaggaaaggatgGATCTGAAAATATCAAACCAATGatgcaaaaaagaaagtaaaagaggGAATAACTGCACTTTAACTCCCTTTTCACAACAATCACAAAATCATAGATGGCTGGTTTTATCATGTCaggaataaaataatgcatttaaatgcagttttgaATGTgctataaaattaaaataaagtaatttagcTGCAGGTGAAAGCTGGAAACACACCCTGACAGCATGTGCTCAGCAGCCTAGCTGACTT
This sequence is a window from Anoplopoma fimbria isolate UVic2021 breed Golden Eagle Sablefish chromosome 13, Afim_UVic_2022, whole genome shotgun sequence. Protein-coding genes within it:
- the LOC129101613 gene encoding intracellular hyaluronan-binding protein 4-like, with protein sequence MFTEAESYHPQLCSGVAGHEKEANMLPDAYGCAVANRYGDLLDDDADPFDLISKVEKEKQKKKKKEDEEKKGKQKKAGQKESQKNRRLPFASEGQDPAPVQKQQQQARPGPVTERGDGREEARRGQTRAAFGERWANKEEYPQELSTSKPSYNADSDLRGRGGNRGRRGVRGGVGYSRNSDNYDLRGKRGFDRHNGTGISPEEKRGGRGPWNWGSVEEAARGESMEVISYAPVKSEEPQTTAEEENQNRVMEEEDGEVLVQVAMEMSLDEWKALQETSRPKAEFNIRKSENKMPSKAMVIHKSKHVENVKEATLEDVEDEGNFLRRSVNDITSLLDINFGSLGRPSRGGRGRGARGGPANRPERAKPIMEREDDLCPNPDDPEDFPALSAGK